Within Haematobia irritans isolate KBUSLIRL chromosome 2, ASM5000362v1, whole genome shotgun sequence, the genomic segment GTGTATGATGGTGGTGACCACCATTCGTGCTGGTAGATAAGTGTGTCGAAATAAAAAGATTTCTcggtgaaataaaaataaaagtataaGCCGTTTTGGTGTATTTCACCAAAGGCACCCTGCGATAAGGTCTTAGAGATAAAACcacggaattttatttatatataaaatccaTAAAGTCATCACAGAAAATTCACAGTATTAAATTACATTTCAATTAGTGTAGACGACAGTTAAGAATCGAACaaacgaattcaatattttcaataaaaataaaatatccatAGATATTCAAAAATGTacggaaaattaattttcactgTGATCCTTGTGGCTTTTGTTGCATTGCCTTTAGGTAAAGTGTTGTAATGATTAAATGTGTTACtacttaataaaaacaaataaaaatttctttattatagtaaattctttaaaatgtcATACATGTCGAAGTGTTGAAGAGTGCCAAAAACCCGCATCAGTTCAATGCGATCAAAGCCAGGCTAATAACACCCGTGATGCTCTCTTTACCATCTATAGCCAAGTTGATATTAAGAATACTACAGATTACACCTGTTATGTCGGAGTATATACCTATGGTAAGTTGgatgacaacattttgtttcaaaagGCCTAGAACACTTTTGTATGGTATGAATTTTCTTTTCCTAGATAAGCTGGAACAAGTTCTTGTGTCCGTTTCGAGAAGAATATTTTACATTATAGTTTcgcaaatatgtatttttattcCGAATCCTTATGAGAATTATTTAGTTAGGAATTGGTACAAGAATATATCTAAAGTTATTGTAAGTCCATTTAAGTTCCCCCAAGAAAGTTACTGAAACTAACAATACTTTTTGACctatgagtccgaacggcgttccacattccagggaaaccacttagggaagcttgAGACCCGCAGAAattactgaggagggataatccacac encodes:
- the LOC142223336 gene encoding uncharacterized protein LOC142223336, whose protein sequence is MYGKLIFTVILVAFVALPLVNSLKCHTCRSVEECQKPASVQCDQSQANNTRDALFTIYSQVDIKNTTDYTCYVGVYTYGNKTVADIRGCINPGTVNCTTPLINGTWTRHTCNMCSKDLCNTKNSVGTYSSSIFTMIILIFVAKIISC